The Streptomyces sp. V4I8 genome includes the window AGGCGTTCGTCACGTCGAACACCGGGCAGGTGGCGCCGAGTTTCGCGGCCACGAGGTGCGAGGTCGACGGTTCGATCATGTCCTTGCTGGTGGCGGCGAACAGCAGCAGATCGACCTCGCCGATGGTCAGGCCGGCGTCCGCGAGCGCCTTGCGGGCAGCCGCGGCGGCGAGGTCCGAGGCGCACACACCCTCCTCGCACGCGTGGACGCCGCGCACGCCGGTGATGTCCTCGATCAGGCCGGGCCGCGGTACGTAGGGACTTCCGGCGGCGGCGATCCCGGCCCGGATCTCCTCCATGGTCCGGTAACGGGACGGCAGATGGACGGCGATTGCTGTCAAGCGGGCACGCGGGGCTTCGAGCACCGCGCCACCGTAACGGCCGGTCACGCGTCGTGACGTGAAGATCACTCGCTTGGCCGATCCGGATCACACCCACGGGTGAAACGGGCCTTGGCCGCCTGGTCACGGGGGGAGGCTCACCCCTGCTCGGACCGGACAAGCGGGGCAACAAGGGGCGGGGCATGGCTGTGGAACGTGACGACCGGTCGGTGGCGGTGGTGGGCGTCGGTTGCCGGCTGCCCGGCGGCATCACCGATGTGGACGGGCTGTGGGCAGCGCTGCGAGACGAGCGCGACCTCGTGGGGGAAATGCCTCCGGACCGGTTTCCGAAAGATCGGTTCGTCGATCCGGCAGCGGTGCGGCCGGGCCGCAGCTACACCTCCGCCGGGGGCTTTCTCGACGACATCGCGTCGTTCGACGCCGCGTACTTCGGGATCTCGCCGAAGGAAGCGGCCCACCTGGATCCGCAGCAGCGGCTGCTGCTGGAGATGACGGCCGAGGCGCTGGACGACGCCGCCATCCCGGCCGAGGCCCTCGCCGGGTCCGACACCTGCGTGTACGTGGGAGTCTCCGATCCCGCCTACGGCACCTTCCTGACCATGCAGGACAACCACACCAGCCCGCACACCATGCCCGGCGCCACCTTGTCCATCACGGCGAACCGTCTGTCCTACGCGTTCGACCTGCGCGGCCCCAGCATGGCGGTCGACACGGCGTGCTCCTCGTCGCTGGTGGCACTGGACCGGGCCTGCCGCACCCTGCGGGAGGGCACGAGCCGCGTGGCCCTGGCGGGCGGGATCAACGTACTGATGAGCCCGTACTCGTACGCCGGTTTCTGCTACGCGGGGATGCTGTCCCGGCGTGGTCGGTGCGCGGCGTTCTCCGCCGACGCCGACGGATTCGTACGGGCCGAGGGCGGCGCGGTGCTGGTGCTGAAGCGGCTGGCGGACGCGGTGGCCGACGGCGACCGGATCCATGCCGTCCTGGCCGGCACGGGCAGCAACTCCGACGGCCGGACCACCGGTATGACGCTGCCCAGTTGGGAGGCCCAGGAGGCGCTGCTGCGCGCGGTGTGCCGGGAGGCCGGGGTCGGGCCGGACGACCTGGTCTACTTCGAGGCGCACGGCACCGGCACGCCGGTCGGCGACCCCGCCGAGGCGCGGGCCATCGGAGAGGCCCTCGGCATGCGGCGCGGCGCGGGCCCGCTGCCCGTCGGGTCGGTGAAGTCCAACCTGGGCCACCTGGAGCCCGCGGCGGGCATGGCCGGCCTGCTCAAGGCGATCCTCGTGCTCCGGCACCGGATCGCGCCCGCCTCCCTGCACGCCCTGCCGCTCAACCCGGCCATCGACTTCGACGCCCTCGGCCTGGCGCCCACCGTGAGGTCGGTGGAGTTGCCTCGCTCGGAGGGGGCAGCGGTGGGGGTGAACTCCTTCGGCTTCGGCGGCGCCAACGCCCACGCCGTCGTCGTACCGCCGCCTCCGATCCGGGCGGTGCCCCGGCCGGCACCGCCCGGATCGGACGGGGCGGACAGGGCCGTACCGGTGGTGGTTTCCGCGCGGTCGGCCAAGGCGCTGCGGGAGTTGAGCGTGCGGATGGCGGAGCGGCTGCGGGAGGCGGCGCCGGAGGAGTTCTATGATCTGGCCCGCACCAGCACGCTGCGGCGCAGTGCCCACCCGCACCGTGCCGCCGTGCTGGCCGCCGACGCGCGGGAGGCGGCCGACCGGTTGGACGGCCTGTTCGCCGAGTCGCCGTCGCACGGGGCCGTGATCCGCAAGGCCGAGCGGGCCGCCGTCGCGTTCGTGTACTCCGGCAACGCTTCCCAGTGGCCCGGGATGGCCGCCGACCTGATGGCGGGTGAGGCGGTCTTCCGTAACGCCGTGGAGGAGGCCGACGCCGCGTTGGCTCCGCATCTGGGCTGGTCCGTGGCCAAGGAGTTGGAGCGTCCCGCCGCGCCGCGCTGGGCTCGTACGGAGATCGCCCAGCCGGTGCTGTTCGCCGTGCAGGTGGGGCTCACCGCGCTGCTGGAGTCGCAGGGAGTGCGCCCGGGCGCGGTCGCGGGGCACAGCGTCGGCGAAGTGGCCGCCGCGTACACGGCCGGGGCGCTGACCCTGGAACAGGCCGCGCTGGTACTCGCCCAGCGGAGCCGCACCCAGGCCGCCACGGCGGGCCGGGGCCGGATGGCCGCCGTCGGTCTGGGCGAGGACGCCGCCCGCGAGGAACTGGCGCGCTTCGGCGGGGCGTTGGAGATCGCCGGGATCAACAGCGACCGGGACGTGACGGTGGCCGGCGACCCCGACGCCCTGGCCGCTCTCGGTGCCGAACTGTCGGGCCGCGGCGTCTTCTTCCGCGAGCTGGATCTGCACTACGCCTTCCACAGCCGTGCCATGGATCCCATCGAGGAACCACTGCGTGCCGCCCTCGCCGGTCTGGCCCCCGCGGCGGCACGGGTGCCGTTCGTCTCCACCGTGACGGCGAACCCGCTGACCGGACGGGAGCCGGACGCGGCGTACTGGTGGCGCAACGTGCGCGAACCGGTCCGCTTCGGCCAGGCCATGGACCGCCTCGCGGCCGACGGAATCGGCATCGTCGTGGAGATCGGCCCGCATCCGGTGCTGCGCCCCTACCTGCGGCGCACGGGACTGACGTACGTGCCGACTCTGCACCGGGACGGGGACGGGTCGCGCGAGGCGGCGGCCGCGGTCGCCGCCCTGGTCGCGGCCGGTGCCGAGGTGGACTGGCAGACGCACTTCCCGCACCCCGGGCGCGTCGTCGGCCTGCCCGCCTACCCCTGGCAGCGCGACCGGCACTGGCACGGCACCCCGCGGGATCTCGTCATGCACACCAGCGGCTCCGGCGCACTGGACCACCCCCTGCTCGGCGAGCGGCTGCCCGCGCCCCACCCCCTGTGGCACGGCACCGTGGAGCCGCAGCTCGTGCCCTGGCTGGGCGACCACCGGATCGGCGGGGCCGTGCTGATGCCGGCGGCCGCGTATGTGGAGATGGCTGTCACGGCCGGGCTGCGGGCGCTGGACCAGCCGGTGGAGGTGCGGCACCTGCACATCTCCCGCCCGTTCGTCATCGAGTGGCCCGACCCGGCGGGTGCCGCGCTGCAGACCGCCGTCACCCCGTCCGACGGCGCGCTGGCCATCAGCACCCGGGACACGCGCGGCGCCGACGTGCAGCCGGTCGTCCGCGCCCAGGTACGCACCCGGCTGGGCAGCGCCCCCGGTCCGCTGGACGTCGCCGCGGTCAAGGCCCGCTGCTCCCGCACCCTCACCGGCGCGGCCTACTACGCGCACTGCCACCGCGTCGGGCTGGAGTGCGGTCCCGCGTTCCAGCTCCTGAGCAGCCTGGACGTCGGCGACGGCGAGCTGCTGGCGTGGTACCGGCTCGACCATCCGGCCGACGCCTACACGGTCCACCCCGTGCTGCTGGACGGACCGTTGCAGGCCACGGTCGCGCTGGCCGACCGGCCGGCCCGGGAGGACGCCGGCTATCTGCCGTCGGCCTTCGGGGCGGTACGGGTGTGGCGCACCCCCGCGCAGGAGGGCGTCGTCCATCTGCGGCGGCGCGGCCGCAGCGCCAACGAGATCTGCTGGGACATCACCTACGCCGACCTCGACGGCACCGTCACCGCCGAGATCGAGAAGTGCCGGACCCGGCGTGCCCGGCTCGCCGACCACGCCCCGCTGACCGTCCAGCGCACCGTCCTGCGCGCGTCCCCGCTCCCGTCGGTGCCCGCCCTGCCGTCCCCGCTGCCCGCTCCGGCCGAGGTGGCGCACGGCGCCCGCGCGCGTATCGCCGCCGCCCGTACCGCACTGGACGCCAGTGGCCACGAACGGTTCACGGACGCCGCGGAACAGGCCGGCGCGCACTGCTGGGCGGCGGCCCTGCGCGGTCTGCTGTCCCGACCGGACGAGCCCTTCTCCATGCCCGATCTCGTCGGC containing:
- a CDS encoding SDR family NAD(P)-dependent oxidoreductase; the protein is MAVERDDRSVAVVGVGCRLPGGITDVDGLWAALRDERDLVGEMPPDRFPKDRFVDPAAVRPGRSYTSAGGFLDDIASFDAAYFGISPKEAAHLDPQQRLLLEMTAEALDDAAIPAEALAGSDTCVYVGVSDPAYGTFLTMQDNHTSPHTMPGATLSITANRLSYAFDLRGPSMAVDTACSSSLVALDRACRTLREGTSRVALAGGINVLMSPYSYAGFCYAGMLSRRGRCAAFSADADGFVRAEGGAVLVLKRLADAVADGDRIHAVLAGTGSNSDGRTTGMTLPSWEAQEALLRAVCREAGVGPDDLVYFEAHGTGTPVGDPAEARAIGEALGMRRGAGPLPVGSVKSNLGHLEPAAGMAGLLKAILVLRHRIAPASLHALPLNPAIDFDALGLAPTVRSVELPRSEGAAVGVNSFGFGGANAHAVVVPPPPIRAVPRPAPPGSDGADRAVPVVVSARSAKALRELSVRMAERLREAAPEEFYDLARTSTLRRSAHPHRAAVLAADAREAADRLDGLFAESPSHGAVIRKAERAAVAFVYSGNASQWPGMAADLMAGEAVFRNAVEEADAALAPHLGWSVAKELERPAAPRWARTEIAQPVLFAVQVGLTALLESQGVRPGAVAGHSVGEVAAAYTAGALTLEQAALVLAQRSRTQAATAGRGRMAAVGLGEDAAREELARFGGALEIAGINSDRDVTVAGDPDALAALGAELSGRGVFFRELDLHYAFHSRAMDPIEEPLRAALAGLAPAAARVPFVSTVTANPLTGREPDAAYWWRNVREPVRFGQAMDRLAADGIGIVVEIGPHPVLRPYLRRTGLTYVPTLHRDGDGSREAAAAVAALVAAGAEVDWQTHFPHPGRVVGLPAYPWQRDRHWHGTPRDLVMHTSGSGALDHPLLGERLPAPHPLWHGTVEPQLVPWLGDHRIGGAVLMPAAAYVEMAVTAGLRALDQPVEVRHLHISRPFVIEWPDPAGAALQTAVTPSDGALAISTRDTRGADVQPVVRAQVRTRLGSAPGPLDVAAVKARCSRTLTGAAYYAHCHRVGLECGPAFQLLSSLDVGDGELLAWYRLDHPADAYTVHPVLLDGPLQATVALADRPAREDAGYLPSAFGAVRVWRTPAQEGVVHLRRRGRSANEICWDITYADLDGTVTAEIEKCRTRRARLADHAPLTVQRTVLRASPLPSVPALPSPLPAPAEVAHGARARIAAARTALDASGHERFTDAAEQAGAHCWAAALRGLLSRPDEPFSMPDLVGQGLAPRHRRLVRLMLPLLVEQGLAEADGEGWRLTDVTACPEGSLRSLLADHPRFGPVALLINSQLRHLPEVLRGSLDPRDLLPVGESFLEQHQETAPAHRFTHRVVQALLDRIVRGWPADRPLRVLEVGATTTALTAAALPMLPADRTHYMCTAPAHSNFARSRHRFAACRFIEYGTLDLDADPAVQGFPPGGFDLVLAGDALHATADLTAALGHVRSLLAPGGHLLATERHHDRLEALLSGGLESLWQRGDRTLRPTTRLLPRDAWTPLLERCGFTSPWRTGPSDHSVLVAATPRLPADTPALPGSPPGAAWLVATETDAESPAAREVAALLGPATVLSAPTDTGVWTAALPTEAAPRIVLLLAEPEPRRLVAQTGHRAAVLRALAAACRNLPADRAARVWLVTRPTGLFPAPERPAHPGDAAVWGAARTLANEQPDLGLHRISLDRTGDPAGDALRLAAELLGAGSRTDEHEGAVDDEVVLTPAGRFTPVHIEHPADEPPAVPMGVPFILDVRDPGPARRLLWRETTVPRPGPGEVVVDMRAVALNYRDPMRANGLLPPEAVEDGAPSGGLGTDGAGIVCAVGPGVSEFAVGDRVCGVIPAALASHGVTVDYSLIRIPEGMSCAEAATFPVAFLTVHSAMVDQAHLAPGETVLVHGGAGAVGLAALQCAHARGARVIATAGTETKRNLLRSLGAWQVLDSRSLDFVPRVRELTEGRGVDVVLNSLSGEAITHGLDLLRPNGRFIELGKRDILLGNTLPLRPFDRSLTFIGFNLDHVLMDRDRGSRLVADVVSLIESGAYRPLPLTVYPAARVEEAFQVLQHSRHIGKVVVSFDQGAADPLDESVPVRPAPQVPALDAGGTYLVTGGLSGFGAATARWLADHGARHLALVSRRGEAAPEAPALLADLARRGVHATAYAADVTDEAALRRVIETVDTGGHRLRGVVHAAMHLDDAPLSALSDDRFTAVLAPKAQGAAELERLTADHDLDLFLTYSSIAAAVGNIGQAPYSAGNAYLEAQARARRAQGRPATTLAWGPIGETGYVARQAIGDAMAERGFQPLTVAEALSTAEGLLQPATDVAGIGRYRWALARRLLPALGTARFSGLVPADAAPGPEGRADLLRELAAMTPDDARAAITQTLTRLLAAVLHSDPEELDPARPVTDFGLDSLLSTEFLLRAGEHFDVRLTAAELMTSDRTLSHFAQSVHSRLDLG